In Pseudomonas coleopterorum, the genomic window ATCGGCCCAGTCGGCCTGCTCCAGAGCCTGGCGGATGCGCAGCACTTCGTCGCGCGCGAACAATCCGGGAATGTGTAGGAGCATGGAAATTCACCGCAGGCCGAGGGGCAGCAATGGTATTGATTCCCATTGCCAATGCACAAGGGCGATGCTGTGGGAATGCGACGAAGACTGCGCGGGAAATTGTAAAGAATGTAAGTACTTCGCGAATAGCAATATTTCGCAATTGCTACAAATATTCACTTACATTATTCTCCGCCGCCTCATAACCTTGGGGAAGGTTTCCATCATGTCGCGCCAACACCACTTCATTCCGGGCTCATCGCCACGGCTGCTTGCCTCTGCCATCGGCATGGCGCTGGGCGCCACCTGGGTAGCGCCCACCGCGTACGCGGCTGACGCCGACGAGGCAAAGGCCGCTCCGCTGTCGCTGGGTGCCACCAGCATTACAGGGGAGGCCCAGGAGCCGACGTCCTATCAGACCGAACGTGCCTCATCCACCAAGTACACTGCGCCGCTGGTGGACACACCGCGCTCGGTGACGGTGGTGCCGCAACAGGTCATCAAGGACACCGGCGCGCTCAATCTGCAGGATGCCCTGCGCACTGTGCCCGGCATCACCTTCGGTGCCGGTGAAGGCGGCAACCCGCAGGGCGACCGGCCTTTCATCCGCGGCTTCGATGCCCAGGGCGACACCTACCTGGATGGCGTACGCGATGCCGGCGCGCAGAGCCGGGAAATCTTCGCCGTGGAATCCATCGAGGTCAGCAAGGGGCCCAACTCGGCCATTGGCGGGCGTGGCGCGGCCGGCGGTACGATCAACCTGGTGAGCAAGAAGGCACACTTGGGTGACTCGCTGGACGGCGGCTTCACCTGGGGTTCGGACCAGACCCAGCGCTACACCCTGGACGGCAACTACCAGTTCAGCGACAGCGCCGCCGGGCGACTCAACCTGATGAGCCACCAGAGCAACGTGGCCGGCCGCGATCAGGTCGACTACGACCGCTGGGGCATCGCGCCGTCGCTGGCCTTCGGCCTGGGCACGCAGACGCGAGTCTTCCTCGACTATTACCACCTGGAGAGCGATGACCTGCCCGACTCGGGCATTCCCTACAGCATCCCGGCCGCCGGGAACGCCGGCCGTACCTCGGCCAATCCGGACACACCGCAGGACGGCGGGCGCAGCAGCAACTTCTATGGCCTGAGCGACCGTGATTTCCGCAAGACCCGCAGCGACATCGCCACCTTCGCCATCGAGCACGATCTGACCGACGCCTTGACCGTGAAGAATACCCTGCGCCACGGCAATACCATGCAGGACTACATCCTCACCCAGCCCGACGACAGCCAGCGCAACGTCAGAAACGGCAGCGTCTGGCGCCGGGCCAACAGCCGCGTCGGCAATACCGCGACCACCACCAACCAGACCGATCTGTTCGGCGATTTCTATGTGGCCGGATTCAAGAACAGCTTCTCGACCGGTATCGAGTTCAGCCGCGAAGACAGCGACCGCAGCAGCTACACCGTCAACACCGACACCACGCCGCGTACCGCCGGCTCCAGCAGCAACTGCAGCCTGGGCAGCATCGTCTCCAGCGGCTATAACTGCACCTCGCTGGCCAATCCCAACCCGGACGATCCGTGGAACGGCGCCATTGCCCGCAACTATGCCGGCACCGACACGTCGAGCAAGACGCGGGCAATCTACGTGTTCGACACGCTGGAGCTGAGCCCGCAATGGCAGGTGAACGCCGGCCTGCGCTACGACCACTTCGAAACCGACTACCGCACCTATACGGCCGCTGGCGTCACCACGGCCAAGAGCGAGGACACCAGCGAGTTCGTCACCGGCCAACTAGGGTTGGTGTGGAAACCGGCCGAGAATGGCAGCGTCTATGTGTCCTATGCCACGTCCGCCACGCCACCCGGCTCGCTGGTCGGTGAAGGCATGGAAGGCAATCCGTTGGGTGGTGCACCGGACCGCTCCGGCAACCTGCTGAGCAGTGACCTGGAGCCAGAGGAAACCACCAACTACGAAATCGGGACCAAGTGGGATCTGTTCGACCAGCGCCTGTCGCTGACCGCCGCGCTGTTCCGCACCGAGAAAGACAACACCCGGGTGCAGACCAATACCTACGCCTACGAGAACGCGGGCAAGACCCGTGTCGACGGCCTGGAGCTGTCGGCGTCCGGCAAGCTCACCGAGCAGTGGCAGGTGTTTGCCGGCTACAGCTACCTGGAAGCACGGGTGGTGGACAACGGCCCGCTGGGCGCGGCGAACAACGGCAACCAGATGCCCAACACGCCGAACAATAGTGCCAGCCTGTGGACCACCTACAACCTGACGCCCAAGCTGACCATCGGTGGCGGCGCGTTCTACGTCGATGACGTGTTCGGCAACCTTGCCAACACCACGATGGTCGACAGCTACGTGCGGCTCGATGCCATGGCCAGCTACAAGATCAACAAGCATTTCGATGTGCAGTTGAACGTGCAGAACCTGGCCGACAAGACCTACTACGACAAGGCCTTCAGCACCCACTTCGCCAACCAGGCGGCAGGTCGTACGGCACTGCTGAGTACCAACTTCCACTTCTAGAGGCCGCCTGGCCGTTTCTGCGCCCTGCTCGTTCACGCGACGCAGGGCGTTTTACGTCGCAACGGCAACGAACCGAATCGGTACGGTTGAGACCGATTCTCAGCGCGTGTTGCATAATGCCGTCCGCCTTCCTTTCGATTGGCCCGCCCAAGGTGATCCGTGTTCAAGAACGTCCTCTTCCAGCTGCACTGGTTTTTCGGCATCACTGGTGGCCTGGTGCTGGCCCTGATGGGCATCACCGGCGCGAGTTATTCGTTCGAGGATGAAATTCTGCGCGCGCTCAACCCGCAGAGCCTGACGGTGCAGATCCGCGACACGGGGATCCTGCCTGCCGCTGAGCTGGTGGAGATTCTCGAGCGGCGCCAGGGCAGCAAGGTCGCTGCCTTGCGCGTGGACCTGGTCGAGGGTAGCGCCGCGCGGGTGTCCTTCACTCCGCCGGCGGGACAGCGGCGTGGACCATCGGCCTATTTCGATCCGTACACCGGAGAACTGCAGGGCGAGGTGTTCGGCGAAGGTTTCTTCGACCTGATGCTGGACCTGCACCGCTTCCTGGCCATGGGTGGCACCGGCCGCCAGATCACCGGGGCCTGCACCCTGATGCTGGTGTTTTTCTGCCTCTCGGGCCTGTACCTGCGCTGGCCGCGCAAGGCATTGAACTGGCGCACCTGGCTTACGTTGGATTGGGCCAAGAAAGGGCGCGCCTTCAACTGGGACCTGCACGCGGTGTTCGGCACCTGGTGCCTGCTGTTCTATCTGCTCGCCGCCCTGACCGGCCTGACCTGGTCGTATCAATGGTTCGGCAACGCCGTGAACAGGATGCTCTCCGACACCCCCACCGCCCCGCGCATCGAACGGCGCACGGCCTCGTCTTCCGACGTGGCGCCGGTGGTCGACTACGACGCACTGTGGGCCAATATTCGCGCAGCGGTCGGGCCCGAGCTGAGCGTGATCAATGTGCGCATACCCGGCAATGTCGGTCTGCCGGCGACGGTCTTCTACCTGCGCAAGGATTCGCCGCACGACCGCGCGTTCGGCTTGCTCAGCCTCGACCCCACTACCGAGCAGATCAAGGACATCCAGCGTTACGAAGACAAGTCGCTGAAGGCGCAACTGCTGACCAGCATCTATGCCCTGCACGTGGGTAGCTACTTCGGGCTGGTCGGGCGCATTCTGATGATGCTGGCCAGCCTGACGATGCCGTTGTTCCTGATCACCGGCTGGTTGCTGTACCTGGATCGGCGCCGCAAGAAGCGCCAGGTGCGCCTAGCGCGCGATGCCTTGAACGTGCAGGACGATGCCTCTGCAGGTTGGTTGGTCGGCTTTGCCAGCCAGAGCGGCTTCGCCGAGCAATTGGCATGGCAAACCGCCGGGCAATTGCAGTCGGCG contains:
- a CDS encoding TonB-dependent receptor gives rise to the protein MSRQHHFIPGSSPRLLASAIGMALGATWVAPTAYAADADEAKAAPLSLGATSITGEAQEPTSYQTERASSTKYTAPLVDTPRSVTVVPQQVIKDTGALNLQDALRTVPGITFGAGEGGNPQGDRPFIRGFDAQGDTYLDGVRDAGAQSREIFAVESIEVSKGPNSAIGGRGAAGGTINLVSKKAHLGDSLDGGFTWGSDQTQRYTLDGNYQFSDSAAGRLNLMSHQSNVAGRDQVDYDRWGIAPSLAFGLGTQTRVFLDYYHLESDDLPDSGIPYSIPAAGNAGRTSANPDTPQDGGRSSNFYGLSDRDFRKTRSDIATFAIEHDLTDALTVKNTLRHGNTMQDYILTQPDDSQRNVRNGSVWRRANSRVGNTATTTNQTDLFGDFYVAGFKNSFSTGIEFSREDSDRSSYTVNTDTTPRTAGSSSNCSLGSIVSSGYNCTSLANPNPDDPWNGAIARNYAGTDTSSKTRAIYVFDTLELSPQWQVNAGLRYDHFETDYRTYTAAGVTTAKSEDTSEFVTGQLGLVWKPAENGSVYVSYATSATPPGSLVGEGMEGNPLGGAPDRSGNLLSSDLEPEETTNYEIGTKWDLFDQRLSLTAALFRTEKDNTRVQTNTYAYENAGKTRVDGLELSASGKLTEQWQVFAGYSYLEARVVDNGPLGAANNGNQMPNTPNNSASLWTTYNLTPKLTIGGGAFYVDDVFGNLANTTMVDSYVRLDAMASYKINKHFDVQLNVQNLADKTYYDKAFSTHFANQAAGRTALLSTNFHF